A section of the Acidobacterium capsulatum ATCC 51196 genome encodes:
- a CDS encoding DUF4252 domain-containing protein: MPTLLLLLAASPAFAQSAPAFPVQLQKELAARASDYTDVTLDKKMLSFASQFMDKSGQDQQTRQMLQNLKGIYVHTYTFAQPGAYTEADLEQIRSQFRGSEWVPMVRERSKNHSADTDVYMKMVNGQNEGMFVLDAEPKELDFVYIAGHIDPKDISGLGGNFGIPKMPAAASGKGGKQ; the protein is encoded by the coding sequence ATGCCCACTCTTCTTCTGCTGCTCGCCGCCTCGCCGGCCTTCGCGCAATCCGCACCCGCCTTCCCGGTGCAACTGCAAAAAGAGCTCGCCGCCAGGGCCAGCGACTACACCGATGTCACGCTCGACAAGAAGATGCTCAGCTTTGCCAGCCAGTTCATGGACAAATCCGGCCAGGACCAGCAGACCCGCCAGATGCTCCAGAACCTCAAGGGCATCTACGTCCACACCTACACCTTTGCCCAGCCGGGCGCTTATACCGAGGCTGATCTGGAGCAGATTCGCAGCCAGTTCCGCGGCTCGGAGTGGGTGCCCATGGTCCGCGAGCGCAGCAAAAATCACTCCGCAGACACCGACGTCTACATGAAGATGGTGAACGGGCAAAACGAGGGCATGTTCGTGCTCGATGCCGAGCCCAAAGAGCTCGACTTCGTCTACATCGCGGGCCATATCGACCCGAAAGACATCTCCGGACTCGGGGGCAACTTCGGCATCCCCAAAATGCCCGCCGCGGCCTCAGGCAAGGGAGGCAAGCAATGA
- a CDS encoding acyl-CoA dehydrogenase: MLPLTQLTDDEQLFRTTVREFAQENIGPLVRQMDEEQHFAKGLLPQLFNLGLMGIEVPVEYGGAGGTFFEACLAVEEISAIDPAVGVLVDVQNTLSINAILKWGNEQQKRKYLPLLATEMAGAYALSEASSGSDAFALQTRAELRGDHYHLNGQKLWITNAKEAGVFIVFASVDLAAGYKGITAFLVDRDAPGFSLGKKEDKLGIRASSTCELIFEDCRVPAENVLGEVGKGYKIAIGTLNEGRIGIGAQMLGLAQGAWNCAARYAKERKQFGKAIADFQGVQFQIAQMAVEIEATRLLVYNAARLKDAGKDFVKEAAMAKYFASQTAERVASQAVEIYGGYGFVKDYPVEKFYRDAKIGKIYEGTSNMQLATIAKLMLAQVK; this comes from the coding sequence ATGCTTCCCCTGACCCAATTGACCGACGACGAGCAGCTCTTCCGCACCACCGTGCGCGAGTTCGCCCAGGAGAACATCGGCCCGCTCGTGCGCCAGATGGACGAAGAGCAGCACTTTGCCAAAGGCCTGCTGCCGCAGCTCTTCAACCTCGGCCTCATGGGCATTGAGGTGCCGGTCGAATACGGCGGCGCGGGCGGCACCTTCTTCGAGGCCTGCCTCGCCGTCGAAGAAATCTCGGCCATCGACCCAGCCGTGGGCGTGCTGGTGGACGTGCAGAACACGCTCTCGATCAATGCCATTCTCAAGTGGGGCAACGAACAGCAGAAGCGCAAATATCTGCCCCTGCTCGCCACGGAAATGGCCGGAGCCTACGCGCTCAGCGAGGCGTCCTCGGGCTCAGACGCCTTTGCGCTGCAAACCCGTGCCGAGCTGCGCGGCGACCACTACCACCTCAACGGCCAGAAGCTCTGGATCACCAACGCCAAAGAGGCCGGCGTCTTCATCGTCTTTGCCAGCGTCGATCTGGCCGCCGGATACAAGGGCATCACGGCCTTTCTGGTGGACCGCGACGCACCCGGCTTCTCGCTCGGCAAAAAGGAAGACAAGCTCGGCATTCGCGCCTCCTCGACCTGCGAGCTGATCTTTGAGGACTGCCGCGTCCCGGCCGAAAACGTCCTCGGCGAGGTGGGCAAGGGCTACAAGATCGCCATCGGGACCCTCAATGAAGGCCGCATCGGCATTGGCGCGCAGATGCTCGGCCTCGCGCAGGGCGCATGGAACTGCGCCGCCCGGTACGCCAAGGAGCGCAAGCAGTTCGGCAAGGCCATTGCCGACTTTCAGGGCGTGCAGTTTCAGATTGCGCAGATGGCCGTGGAGATTGAGGCCACGCGCCTCCTCGTCTACAACGCCGCCCGGCTCAAAGATGCCGGCAAGGACTTTGTGAAGGAAGCGGCCATGGCCAAATACTTCGCCTCGCAGACGGCCGAGCGCGTCGCCAGCCAGGCCGTGGAGATCTACGGCGGCTACGGCTTCGTGAAGGACTACCCCGTCGAAAAGTTCTACCGCGACGCCAAGATCGGCAAAATCTACGAGGGCACCTCAAACATGCAGCTCGCGACTATCGCCAAGCTGATGCTCGCGCAAGTGAAGTAG
- a CDS encoding c-type cytochrome, with protein MSKARLWLFLPRLFLPGLAVLVLCAAAGFGFTGVIHAAPQSAPPSASRAGISPAQPAPAVTSQAQLVRQGKLIFDDTPRYAAPWTGNVLACTDCHRLSGTVPYATPLTATASRYPRFSQRAGHVVTLEQRIQECFVRSENGKPLPANSPQMNALVAYLHSISASPDKSKPAEYLPLVALPALTGDPARGKDLYIAQCAACHQANGEGRPLAYPPVWGPTSYNDGAGMSHNAKFAAWIQYNMPIQRPNTLTAQQAWDIAAYVNSQPRPKFNEAYKTY; from the coding sequence ATGTCAAAAGCACGTCTCTGGCTCTTTCTTCCCCGTCTCTTCCTTCCCGGTCTCGCGGTGCTGGTTTTGTGCGCCGCCGCGGGCTTTGGCTTTACCGGCGTCATCCATGCCGCGCCGCAAAGCGCACCACCCTCCGCATCCCGGGCAGGCATTTCACCCGCCCAGCCTGCGCCCGCTGTGACTTCTCAGGCCCAGCTCGTCCGCCAGGGCAAACTCATCTTTGATGACACCCCCCGCTATGCCGCGCCCTGGACCGGCAACGTGCTCGCCTGCACCGACTGCCACCGCCTCAGCGGAACCGTTCCCTACGCCACGCCCCTCACGGCCACGGCCAGCCGTTACCCGCGCTTCAGCCAACGCGCCGGCCACGTCGTCACGCTCGAGCAGCGCATTCAGGAGTGCTTCGTCCGCAGCGAAAATGGCAAGCCGCTCCCCGCCAACAGCCCGCAGATGAACGCCCTCGTCGCCTATCTCCACTCCATCTCAGCCAGTCCAGACAAGAGCAAGCCTGCCGAATACCTCCCGCTGGTCGCCCTGCCCGCACTCACCGGAGACCCCGCTCGGGGCAAAGATCTCTACATCGCCCAGTGCGCCGCCTGCCATCAGGCCAATGGCGAAGGCAGACCCCTGGCCTACCCGCCCGTCTGGGGGCCGACCTCCTATAACGATGGGGCCGGCATGTCGCACAACGCCAAGTTCGCGGCCTGGATTCAATACAACATGCCCATCCAAAGGCCCAACACCCTCACCGCCCAGCAGGCGTGGGACATCGCCGCCTATGTGAACAGCCAGCCTCGCCCCAAATTCAACGAGGCTTACAAAACCTACTAA
- a CDS encoding ABC transporter ATP-binding protein, giving the protein MPAAFNYDALVALLSIRDLCIRFGPAQGAGHRPAVDHLNLTIAPGEALGLVGESGSGKSVTSLAILRLLDGAAGVSGSIRFDGQDLLELAPDAMRRLRGREIAMIFQEPMTALNPVMPVGEQIAEGIRAHHPRMNRKEVRETVLAAMDAVALPDAARRYKDYPHQFSGGQRQRILIAMAIANRPRLLIADEPTTALDVTVQAQILDLLASLREQFGLAMLFISHDLAVVSQVADRVAVMRHGVLLEEASRREIFEHPLHPYTRGLIGAVPTMETPRDEPLATLAQGIAESGEWREARPGHWVRQ; this is encoded by the coding sequence TTGCCGGCCGCTTTCAATTACGATGCCCTTGTGGCCCTGCTTTCTATCCGTGATCTGTGCATCCGGTTTGGCCCGGCGCAAGGCGCCGGCCATCGGCCTGCCGTCGATCACCTTAATTTGACGATTGCGCCGGGCGAAGCGCTCGGGCTGGTGGGTGAGTCCGGCTCGGGAAAATCGGTGACGTCGCTGGCGATTCTGCGGCTGCTGGATGGCGCGGCGGGGGTAAGCGGCAGTATCCGGTTTGACGGGCAGGATCTGCTGGAACTCGCTCCCGATGCGATGCGGCGGCTGCGCGGGCGCGAGATTGCGATGATTTTTCAGGAGCCGATGACGGCGCTGAATCCGGTGATGCCGGTGGGCGAGCAGATCGCCGAGGGGATTCGCGCGCATCATCCGCGCATGAACCGTAAGGAGGTGCGCGAGACGGTGCTGGCCGCGATGGACGCTGTGGCGCTGCCCGATGCGGCGCGCCGGTACAAGGATTATCCGCACCAGTTTTCGGGTGGGCAGCGGCAGCGCATCCTGATTGCGATGGCCATTGCCAACCGCCCCCGGCTGCTGATTGCCGATGAGCCCACCACGGCGCTCGATGTGACGGTGCAGGCGCAGATTCTCGATCTGCTGGCGAGCCTGCGGGAGCAATTCGGGTTGGCGATGCTGTTCATCTCGCACGATCTGGCGGTGGTGTCGCAGGTGGCCGATCGCGTCGCCGTCATGCGGCATGGAGTGCTGCTCGAAGAGGCTTCGCGGCGTGAAATCTTCGAGCATCCGCTGCACCCTTATACGCGCGGGCTGATCGGCGCCGTGCCCACCATGGAGACGCCGCGCGACGAGCCGCTGGCCACGCTGGCGCAGGGGATTGCGGAGAGCGGTGAGTGGCGCGAGGCGCGGCCTGGGCACTGGGTGCGGCAATAA
- a CDS encoding RNA polymerase sigma factor, with protein sequence MPAIQQSPAKPYPSFEQIVGRHQGRVYSIALRITGDTGTAEEVAQDVFLECHRSLHSMASEEHLAAWLCRVACHRATDALRRRKSRGGDLVMTLEEDLLTPSKPQREDPLLNRVEQLLLTLPEQQRAVVLLRYQEDLEPQQIAETLGMPLATVRSHLQRGLKLLREKAERTLKEYTRG encoded by the coding sequence GTGCCCGCCATCCAGCAGAGCCCGGCCAAGCCTTACCCGTCGTTCGAGCAGATCGTCGGCCGCCATCAGGGCCGCGTCTACAGCATCGCGCTCCGCATCACGGGCGACACCGGCACCGCCGAGGAGGTGGCGCAGGACGTCTTCCTCGAATGCCATCGCTCCTTGCACTCCATGGCCTCAGAGGAGCACCTGGCCGCATGGCTCTGCCGCGTCGCCTGTCACCGCGCCACCGATGCTCTGCGGCGTCGAAAGTCTCGCGGCGGCGATCTGGTCATGACGCTCGAAGAAGACCTGCTCACGCCCTCGAAACCGCAGCGCGAAGATCCGCTGCTGAATCGCGTGGAGCAACTGCTTCTCACGCTCCCGGAACAACAGCGGGCGGTCGTGCTGCTGCGCTACCAGGAAGACCTGGAGCCGCAGCAGATTGCCGAGACCCTCGGCATGCCGCTCGCCACCGTGCGCAGCCACCTGCAGCGCGGCCTCAAACTGCTCCGCGAAAAAGCGGAGCGAACCCTGAAGGAGTACACCCGTGGTTGA
- a CDS encoding substrate-binding domain-containing protein → MTTLLLMTAGAALAAVQQASAQQGPPWSRGANDPAAQGYVFQVPDVDNVPDLHGNPCDARLVLFIGGNQFFVLPRLIAAFEQQHPELKGHIFYETLPPGILRRQIAHDDTLTLGNLTLRVHPDVYEAGLRAVRQMQTAGQLHGVVAYATNDLAIMVAKGNPRGIHSLADLARPGIRLSMPNPQWEGVANQIAASLRKAGGESLYHAVYQAKVQSGQTVLTEIHHRQTPMRIMSGQADAGVTWASEVRFQESIGNPIQGLAIPAAQNATAIYAGGALNHAPHPAVAAAWLAFLKTPQAQAIYHQYGFRSLPAAASQK, encoded by the coding sequence TTGACAACACTGCTGCTGATGACCGCCGGCGCCGCATTGGCCGCAGTCCAGCAGGCCTCAGCTCAGCAGGGGCCGCCCTGGTCCCGGGGCGCCAACGATCCCGCCGCGCAGGGCTATGTCTTTCAGGTGCCGGACGTCGATAACGTCCCTGACCTTCACGGCAATCCCTGCGACGCCCGGCTGGTTCTCTTTATCGGAGGCAACCAGTTTTTTGTCCTCCCCAGACTCATTGCCGCTTTTGAGCAGCAGCACCCGGAGCTCAAGGGCCACATTTTTTACGAGACGCTTCCGCCCGGCATCCTTCGCCGCCAGATCGCGCACGATGACACCCTCACCCTCGGCAACCTGACGCTGCGGGTGCATCCCGACGTGTACGAGGCGGGCCTGCGCGCCGTCCGCCAGATGCAGACGGCCGGCCAGCTCCACGGCGTGGTGGCTTACGCCACAAACGATCTCGCCATCATGGTCGCCAAAGGGAACCCGCGTGGCATCCACTCCCTGGCTGACCTTGCGCGCCCCGGCATCCGGCTCTCGATGCCCAATCCTCAGTGGGAGGGCGTCGCCAACCAGATCGCCGCATCGCTTCGCAAGGCCGGCGGCGAATCGCTCTATCACGCTGTCTACCAGGCCAAGGTCCAGTCCGGCCAAACCGTCCTGACTGAGATTCATCACCGCCAGACGCCCATGCGCATCATGAGCGGCCAGGCCGATGCAGGCGTCACCTGGGCCTCTGAGGTCCGCTTTCAGGAGTCCATCGGCAACCCCATCCAGGGCCTCGCCATCCCGGCCGCGCAGAATGCCACTGCCATCTATGCCGGCGGCGCGCTCAACCATGCGCCCCATCCCGCCGTCGCGGCCGCCTGGCTCGCCTTTCTCAAAACCCCGCAGGCGCAGGCGATCTATCACCAATATGGATTCCGCTCGCTGCCGGCGGCAGCCTCTCAAAAGTGA
- a CDS encoding Hsp20/alpha crystallin family protein, whose translation MAITRWDPFRDVLALQNRMNSLFQDYARTGGDDLVSTASFVPPVDIYEDEHRIVLKLEVPGMKQEDFDIQLENNTLTIRGERKFEKEEKEENFHRIERRYGTFFRSFAVPNTVNTEQVKAGYDAGVLRIELAKREETKPKQIKVQVGAGPVKTVENKPAA comes from the coding sequence ATGGCAATCACTCGTTGGGACCCGTTTCGGGATGTGCTCGCTCTGCAGAACCGCATGAACTCGCTCTTCCAGGACTATGCCCGCACGGGCGGGGATGATCTGGTTTCGACGGCGTCGTTCGTTCCGCCGGTCGATATCTATGAAGACGAGCACAGGATTGTGCTGAAGCTCGAAGTGCCGGGCATGAAGCAGGAGGACTTCGACATTCAACTGGAAAACAACACGCTGACGATTCGCGGCGAGCGGAAGTTTGAGAAAGAAGAGAAGGAAGAGAACTTCCATCGCATTGAGCGGCGTTATGGTACGTTCTTCCGGTCGTTTGCGGTGCCGAACACCGTTAACACCGAGCAGGTGAAGGCGGGCTATGATGCGGGCGTGTTGCGGATTGAGCTGGCGAAGCGCGAGGAGACCAAGCCGAAGCAGATCAAGGTGCAGGTGGGCGCAGGTCCAGTGAAGACGGTGGAGAACAAGCCGGCGGCGTAA